Proteins found in one Planococcus citri chromosome 2, ihPlaCitr1.1, whole genome shotgun sequence genomic segment:
- the LOC135836295 gene encoding histone H3, whose translation MARTKQTARKSTGGKAPRKQLATKAARKSAPATGGVKKPHRYRPGTVALREIRRYQKSTELLIRKLPFQRLVREIAQDFKTDLRFQSSAVMALQEASEAYLVGLFEDTNLCAIHAKRVTIMPKDIQLARRIRGERA comes from the coding sequence ATGGCTCGTACTAAGCAAACTGCTCGTAAATCTACCGGAGGTAAAGCTCCCAGAAAACAACTCGCCACCAAAGCTGCCCGTAAGAGCGCACCAGCCACCGGAGGTGTCAAGAAACCCCACAGATATCGTCCTGGAACTGTCGCTTTAAGAGAAATCCgtcgttatcaaaaaagtaccGAATTGCTGATCCGTAAATTACCTTTCCAACGGTTGGTTCGTGAAATTGCTCAAGATTTCAAGACTGATTTACGTTTCCAAAGCTCTGCGGTGATGGCTCTTCAAGAAGCCAGCGAAGCTTACTTAGTTGGTCTTTTTGAAGATACCAACTTGTGCGCCATCCACGCCAAACGTGTCACCATCATGCCTAAAGATATCCAATTGGCAAGAAGAATTCGTGGTGAAAGAGCTTAA
- the LOC135836297 gene encoding histone H2B encodes MAPPAKSSGKAIKKAGKAQKNIKKDDKKRKHKKRKESYAIYIYKVLKQVHPDTGVSSKAMSIMNSFVNDIFERIAAEASRLAHYNKRSTITSREVQTAVRLLLPGELAKHAVSEGTKAVTKYTSSK; translated from the coding sequence ATGGCTCCTCCTGCGAAAAGTTCCGGTAAAGCTATCAAGAAAGCCGGCAAGGCTcagaaaaacatcaagaaaGATGacaagaaaagaaaacataAGAAAAGGAAAGAATCTTATGCCATCTACATCTACAAGGTTTTGAAACAAGTTCACCCCGACACCGGTGTTAGTTCGAAAGCCATGAGTATCATGAACAGTTTCGTCAACGACATTTTCGAAAGAATTGCCGCCGAAGCTAGTCGTTTGGCTCATTACAATAAACGTTCCACCATCACCAGTCGGGAAGTTCAAACCGCCGTCCGTTTACTGTTGCCCGGTGAATTAGCTAAGCACGCTGTTTCCGAAGGTACTAAAGCAGTAACGAAATATACCAGCTCGAAGTAA